Proteins from a single region of Neomonachus schauinslandi chromosome 10, ASM220157v2, whole genome shotgun sequence:
- the TCFL5 gene encoding transcription factor-like 5 protein isoform X1, protein MSGPGPREPPQAGGPAGPEGADAAPGEAGLSFTTTDLSLVEMTEVEYTQLQHILYSHMEAVAAAAAGGFAAAGGAAAAAGGAAPVYPVLCPPALADGGFAGAAPCLGHVDFQELRMMLLSEAGAPAIAPAEKTPGADGPCPRAPRPKAPDGGGKENAEGAPEARAKSAVRVRLEDRFNSIPAEPPPAPRGAEPPEPGVALNNLVTLIRHPSEFMNVPLHQQQNKCTTLVKNKTAAAATALQFTCPLFTANACSAAGGSSLSQTQGSGNPCSILEAAKHQDIGLPRAFSFCYQQEIESTKQTLGGRNKALPEQVWIKVGEEALCKQAINKRNRSRIRQLDTNVERRALGEIQNVGEGSTSTQGAWPPAESSQANLGEQAQSGPQGGRSQRRERHNRMERDRRRRIRICCDELNLLVPFCNAETDKATTLQWTTAFLKYIQERHGDSLKKEFESVFCGKTGRRLKLTRPDSLVARPAQEGLQSSPAMDVK, encoded by the exons ATGTCGGGCCCCGGGCCGCGGGAGCCGCCGCAGGCGGGCGGGCCGGCGGGCCCCGAGGGCGCGGACGCGGCGCCGGGCGAGGCGGGGCTGAGCTTCACGACCACCGACCTGAGCCTGGTGGAGATGACGGAGGTGGAGTATACGCAGCTGCAGCACATCCTCTACTCGCACATGGAGGCggtggcggcagcggcggcgggcGGCTTCGCTGCGGCTgggggcgcggcggcggcggcggggggcgcgGCGCCCGTGTACCCGGTGCTGTGCCCGCCCGCGCTAGCCGACGGCGGCTTCGCGGGCGCAGCGCCCTGCCTGGGCCACGTCGACTTCCAGGAGCTGCGCATGATGCTGCTGAGCGAGGCGGGCGCCCCTGCCATCGCCCCCGCCGAGAAGACGCCGGGCGCCGACGGCCCCTGTCCCCGCGCGCCGCGGCCCAAGGCGCCCGACGGCGGCGGCAAGGAGAACGCGGAGGGCGCGCCCGAGGCGCGGGCCAAGTCGGCCGTGCGCGTCCGCCTGGAGGACCGCTTCAACAGCATCCCTGCCGAGCCGCCGCCCGCCCCGCGCGGCGCCGAGCCCCCCGAGCCCGGCGTGGCGCTCAACAA TTTGGTAACTCTTATCCGACATCCTTCCGAATTCATGAACGTCCCTCTACATcagcaacaaaacaaatgcaCGACATTGGTGAAAAATAAAACCGCAGCGGCCGCCACCGCTTTACAATTTACATGCCCTCTATTCACGGCCAATGCGTGCTCTGCTGCGGGGGGCTCGAGCCTCTCACAGACGCAG GGTTCTGGTAACCCATGTTCTATACTCGAAGCTGCCAAGCATCAGGACATTGGATTGCCTAgagcattttctttctgttaccaGCAGGAAATTGAATCCACTAAACAGACTTTGGGCGGTAGAAACAAAGCTTTGCCTGAGCAGGTTTGGATTAAAGTAGGAG aAGAAGCGCTATGTAAGCAAGCCATAAATAAGAGGAATCGGAGTAGAATACGTCAGCTGGACACAAATGTAGAACGAAGAGCCCTTGGAGAGATTCAGAACGTGGGCGAAGGCTCGACCTCCACACAGGGCGCTTGGCCGCCTGCGGAGTCCTCGCAGGCAAACCTCGGGGAGCAGGCCCAGAGCGGGCCCCAGGGAGGAAGGTCGCAGCGTAGGGAGAGGCACAACCGCATGGAAAGAGATAGAAG GCGCAGAATCCGCATTTGCTGTGATGAGTTGAATCTTCTAGTCCCGTTCTGCAATGCGGAGACGGATAAGGCGACCACCCTGCAGTGGACCACGGCGTTCCTGAAGTACATTCAGGAAAGACATGGAGATTCTCTTAAAAAG
- the TCFL5 gene encoding transcription factor-like 5 protein isoform X2, with protein MSGPGPREPPQAGGPAGPEGADAAPGEAGLSFTTTDLSLVEMTEVEYTQLQHILYSHMEAVAAAAAGGFAAAGGAAAAAGGAAPVYPVLCPPALADGGFAGAAPCLGHVDFQELRMMLLSEAGAPAIAPAEKTPGADGPCPRAPRPKAPDGGGKENAEGAPEARAKSAVRVRLEDRFNSIPAEPPPAPRGAEPPEPGVALNNLVTLIRHPSEFMNVPLHQQQNKCTTLVKNKTAAAATALQFTCPLFTANACSAAGGSSLSQTQGSGNPCSILEAAKHQDIGLPRAFSFCYQQEIESTKQTLGGRNKALPEQVWIKVGEALCKQAINKRNRSRIRQLDTNVERRALGEIQNVGEGSTSTQGAWPPAESSQANLGEQAQSGPQGGRSQRRERHNRMERDRRRRIRICCDELNLLVPFCNAETDKATTLQWTTAFLKYIQERHGDSLKKEFESVFCGKTGRRLKLTRPDSLVARPAQEGLQSSPAMDVK; from the exons ATGTCGGGCCCCGGGCCGCGGGAGCCGCCGCAGGCGGGCGGGCCGGCGGGCCCCGAGGGCGCGGACGCGGCGCCGGGCGAGGCGGGGCTGAGCTTCACGACCACCGACCTGAGCCTGGTGGAGATGACGGAGGTGGAGTATACGCAGCTGCAGCACATCCTCTACTCGCACATGGAGGCggtggcggcagcggcggcgggcGGCTTCGCTGCGGCTgggggcgcggcggcggcggcggggggcgcgGCGCCCGTGTACCCGGTGCTGTGCCCGCCCGCGCTAGCCGACGGCGGCTTCGCGGGCGCAGCGCCCTGCCTGGGCCACGTCGACTTCCAGGAGCTGCGCATGATGCTGCTGAGCGAGGCGGGCGCCCCTGCCATCGCCCCCGCCGAGAAGACGCCGGGCGCCGACGGCCCCTGTCCCCGCGCGCCGCGGCCCAAGGCGCCCGACGGCGGCGGCAAGGAGAACGCGGAGGGCGCGCCCGAGGCGCGGGCCAAGTCGGCCGTGCGCGTCCGCCTGGAGGACCGCTTCAACAGCATCCCTGCCGAGCCGCCGCCCGCCCCGCGCGGCGCCGAGCCCCCCGAGCCCGGCGTGGCGCTCAACAA TTTGGTAACTCTTATCCGACATCCTTCCGAATTCATGAACGTCCCTCTACATcagcaacaaaacaaatgcaCGACATTGGTGAAAAATAAAACCGCAGCGGCCGCCACCGCTTTACAATTTACATGCCCTCTATTCACGGCCAATGCGTGCTCTGCTGCGGGGGGCTCGAGCCTCTCACAGACGCAG GGTTCTGGTAACCCATGTTCTATACTCGAAGCTGCCAAGCATCAGGACATTGGATTGCCTAgagcattttctttctgttaccaGCAGGAAATTGAATCCACTAAACAGACTTTGGGCGGTAGAAACAAAGCTTTGCCTGAGCAGGTTTGGATTAAAGTAGGAG AAGCGCTATGTAAGCAAGCCATAAATAAGAGGAATCGGAGTAGAATACGTCAGCTGGACACAAATGTAGAACGAAGAGCCCTTGGAGAGATTCAGAACGTGGGCGAAGGCTCGACCTCCACACAGGGCGCTTGGCCGCCTGCGGAGTCCTCGCAGGCAAACCTCGGGGAGCAGGCCCAGAGCGGGCCCCAGGGAGGAAGGTCGCAGCGTAGGGAGAGGCACAACCGCATGGAAAGAGATAGAAG GCGCAGAATCCGCATTTGCTGTGATGAGTTGAATCTTCTAGTCCCGTTCTGCAATGCGGAGACGGATAAGGCGACCACCCTGCAGTGGACCACGGCGTTCCTGAAGTACATTCAGGAAAGACATGGAGATTCTCTTAAAAAG